The sequence below is a genomic window from Streptomyces sp. NBC_00582.
CTCGCCGATCGCCGACCGCAGCTCCTCGGTCAGCGAGGCACCGGTGTCCGCCGGCGCGACCAGCAGCCATTCGTCGGGGCCGAGCCACAGGGCCTTCACCTCACCCGACAGCTCCGCGCGCGAGGCGGACGGCAGCCGGATCCCGAGGACCGACTCGACCGCCTTCGCCGCGGGGCTGTCCGGGGTCACCCGCAGGGTGAGCTGGGTGAGGTACGGCAGCTCGCGGACCTGGAAACCGGCGGGGAGCCGGCCGAAGGCCTCCTGCCAGTCGGCGAGCGGGCTGAAACGGGCGGGGGCGTCAACCGTCACGGCGGGTTCCCTCCTTGTCGTAGAGCACGGGGTCGGTCACGGTCACCGGCACGGTGCGGCCCTCCAGCGGGACGTAGAGGGTCTCGCCGACCCGCCGGGTGCCCTCGCGCAGCAGCGCGAGGGCGAAGGTGCGGCCCAGGGCGTCGCTGCGGTAGCTGGAGGTGACGTGCCCGAGCATCGGCACCGGCGGCGCGGGCACCGTCTCGGTCCCGATGATCTGGGCGCCCTCCGGCAGCAGGGTGCGTTCGTCGACGGGCAGCAGCCCCACCAGTTGCTTGCGGTCGGCGCGCCGGTTCTCGGCCCGGTCGAAGGAGCGCTTCCCGACGAAGTCGTCCTTCTTCTTCGACACCACCCAGGACATGCCGAGATCCTGCGGGGTGATCGTGCCGTCGGTGTCCTGCCCGATGATCGGGTACGCCTTCTCCGCGCGCAGCACGTGCATGGTCTCCGTGCCGTACGGGGTGATGCCGAACGGACCGCCCGCCGTGTACAGGGCCTCCCACACGTGGAGTGCGTACCAGGCGGGGACGTTGATCTCGTAGGCGAGTTCGCCGGAGAAGCTGATCCGGGCCACCCGGGCGGGCACCTCCGCGACGACGGTGTCCTGCCAGGTCATGAACCCGAAGGCCTCGTTGCTCACGTCGAGCGTGGGCGCGACCAGGGCCAGGACGTCGCGGGAGCGGGGCCCGACCAGCGGGATCGTCGCCCAGTGCTCGGTGACGGACGTCAGGTGGACCCTCAGGTCGGGCCACTCCGTCTGGAGCCACTCCTCCATCCAGTCGAGCACCTTGGCGGCGTTGCCGGTGGTCGTCGTGACCAGGAACTCCTGCTCGGCGACGCGCAGCACGGTCCCGTCGTCCAGCGCCATGCCGTCGACGCCGCACATCACGCCGTAGCGGACCCGGCCGACCTTCAGCGAGCTCATCACATTGGTGTAGAGCCGGTCCAGGAGTTCGCCGGAGTCCGGGCCCTGGACGCTGATCTTGCCGAGGGTGGAGCCGTCCATCATGCCGACGCCCTCACGGGTCGCCCGGCACTCCCGCAGCACGGCCTCCTCGATGGTCTCCCCGTCGACCGGGTAGTACCACGGCCGCTTCCACTGGCCCACGTTCTCGAACAGGGCCCCGTGCTCGACGTGCCACCGATGGACGGCGGTGACCCGTACGGGGTCGAACAGCTCGCCCCGGTTGCGGCCGGCGAACGCGGCGAACGCCACCGGCAGCGCCGGCGGCCGCAGGCGGGGGGTGCCCAGCTCGGCGATGTCCACGCCCAGGGACTCGGCGATGATCCCGGAGGTGAGCACGCCCGAGGTGCGGCCCTGGTCATGGGCGGTGCCGATGGTGGTGTACCGCTTGACGTGCTCCACCGAGGTCAGGCCCGCTCCGGTGGCCCGCAGGACGTCGGTGACGGTCCCGTCGCGCTGCAGGTCGACGAACTGGGCGTCGTCCGTGCCCCGCGGACTGGGCACCCGCCAGAGCACCGCGCCCGGCGCGCCCGCGGGCCCGGCGGCCACGGCCGGCAGCGGAACCGGCTCCACGGTCCTGCCGAGCGCCGCCAGCGCCTCCCGGGCCGCCTGCGCGCCGTCCGCCAGGGCCCCGGCCGACCCGAGCACCCCGCTCGCCGCACCCGCGGTGCGCACGGTGTCCAGCGCGGCGGCGGGGACGAAGGAGCCCAGCTCACCGTCGTAGGCCAAGGGGCCCCCGGCCTGGCTGAACAGGGCCACCGCCGGGTTCCAGCCGCCGGAGACCAGCAGCAGGTCGCAGCCGAGCTCCTCGGACGCGACCCGCACGCCGGTGATCCGCTCGACGCCCGTGGTCCCCGTCACGACCTGCCCGGCCCGCACCTCGATGCCGCGGTCCGCACACGCCTCGCGCCAGGCGGCGGGCACGTTCTCCCGCGCGTCGATCACCGCGCGGACGCGGGCGCCGGCGTCGGCCAGTTCGGTCGCCGCGTGGTAGGCGCTGTCGTTCGTGGTGAACACGACGACCTCGCGGCCCGGGAGCACGCCGAAGCGGTTGAGGTAGGTGCGGGCGGAACCGGCGAGCATGATGCCGGGACGGTCGTTGTCGTCGAAGGCGATCGGCCGCTCGTAGGCGCCGGTGGCGAGGACGACCTGCTTGGCCCGGATGCGCCAGATCCGCTGACGGGAGACGTGGGCGGGCGCGTCGGCTCCGAGGTGGTCGGTGCGCTTCTCCAGGGCGAGGACGAGACCGTCGTCGTAGTAGCCGAAGGCGGTGGTGCGCTGGAGGTGGCGGACGTCGGGGTGGGCGGCGAGTTCGGCGGCGGTCTCGGTGACCCAGTCGTCGAGTCCGTCCCGGCCGCCGAGCAACGAGCCGCCGGGAGCGGGCAGTTCGTCGACGAGGACGACCCGGACACCGGCCCGCGCCGCGGTCAGGGCGGCGGACAGACCGGCCGGACCGGCGCCGACGACCAGCACGTCGCAGTGGGCGTGCCGGGTGTCGTACCGGGCCGGGTCGGGCTCGGTGCTCAGCCGGCCCTGGCCGCTCAGACCCCGGGCGACGAGACCGTCGTACAGCTCCACGGTCGTGGCCGTGAGCATCGGCTCGGGGAAGGGGGCCTCGATCTGCACCAGGGCGTTGGGCTCCTCTACCCCCGCGGTCATGATGCCGCGGGGCCGCCCGTACCTGATGCTCGTGGCCACGTGGTGCACCCCGTTGGCCAGCAGGGCCGAGGCGAGGGTGTCGCCCGGGTGGCCGGTGTACGGGGATCCGTCGAAGGTGAACGACAGTGTCCTGCCGCGGTCCACGGACCCGAGGCCGTCGATACGGAAGGGGTTGCTCATGCGCCGGCCTCCTGACCGTCGTCGCCCGGGCGGTGCACCGCGAGGAACTGGTGGGTGGCGGTGTCGCGCACGGCGTTGAACCAGCGGCGGCACCCGGCGGCGTGCATCCACCGCTCCGCGAACGCGCCCTTGGGGTTGTCGCGGAAGAAGACGTACTGGGCCCACTGCTCGTCGTCGAGCGCGGCGGGCTTCGCGGGGTAGGGGACGTGCGCCTGGCCGCCGTAGTGGAACTCGGCTTCCTCGCGCGCGCCGCACCAGGGGCAGGCGATGAGTTGCATCGGAGTCTCCGGGAGGGTGCTCAGTGGGCGACGGCGGCCGCGCCGTGCTCGTCGACCAGTGCGCCGGTGACGAACCTGGACAGGGTGAAGGGCGCGTTGTACGGGTGGGGCTCGCCGGTGGCGATGGTGTGGGCGTAGCACCAGCCGACGCCGGGGGTGGCCTTGAACCCGCCCGTTCCCCAGCCGCAGTTGAGGTACAGGTCCTGGATCGGGGTGAGCCCGACGATGGGGGAGGCGTCCGGGGTGGTGTCGACGATGCCGGCCCAGGTGCGCAGCATGTGGGCGCGGGCGAACACCGGGAACAGCTCCAGGGCGGCGGCCATCTGGCGCTCGATGATGTGGAACGCGCCGCGCTGGCCGTAGCCGTTGTAGCTGTCGATGCCGGCGCCCATGACGAGTTCGCCCTTGTGCGCCTGGGAGACGTACACATGGACGGCGTTGGACATCACGACCGTCGGGTGCACCGGCTCCAGCAGTTCGGAGACCAGCGCCTGCAACGGGTGGCTCTGGAGCGGCAGGCGCAGGCCCACCATGGCGGCCAGCACGGAGGTGTGGCCCGCGCCGGCGAGCGCCACCTTTCCGGCGGCGATCCGGCCACGCGTGGTCCGTACGCCCGTCACCCGGCCGTCCGTCACATCGATGCCGGTGACCTCGCAGTTCTGGATCAGGTCGATGCCGTAGGCGTCGGCCCGCCGTGCGAAGCCCCAGGCGACGTAGTCGTGCTTGGCGATGCCGGCGCGCGGTTGGTACGTGGCGCCGAGCACCGGGTGGCGCACGTCCGGGTCGATGTTGACGATCGGGCAGACCTTGGCGACCTCGTCCGGCTCCAGCCACTCCGCGTCGATGCCGTTGAGCTGGTTGGCGTAGACCCGGCGCTTGCTGTCGCGGATGTCCTGGAGGGTGTGCGCGAGGTTCAGCACGCCGCGCTGGCTGAACAGGATGGGGTAGTCGAGGTCCTCCTCGAGGGTCTCCCACAGCTTCAGGGAGTGCTCGTAGATGCCGGAGCTCTCGTCCCAGAGGTAGTTGGAGCGGATGATCGTGGTGTTGCGGGCCATGTTCCCGCCGGCCAGCCACCCCTTCTCCAGGACGGCGATGTTGGTGATGCCGTGGTTCTTGGCCAGGTAGTAGGCGGTGGCCAGGCCGTGCCCGCCGCCCCCGACGATCACCACGTCGTACGACGGCCTGGGGTCGGGGTTGCGCCAGAGGAAGTCCGGGTGGTCCGGAAGCGGCGTGCCGGTCATGCCGCGGCTCCGTTCAGCTCGGGGTACAGGGGGAACGCGGCGGCGAGCCTGGCGACCCGGTCGCGCAGCGACCGGGTCAGGTCGGCGGAGAGCTGCTCGGGCTTGAGCGTGTGGGCGACGATGTCGGCGACCTCGCGGAACTCGGTCTCGCCGAAGCCCCGGGTGGCCAGCGCGGGGGTGCCGATGCGCAGCCCGGACGACACCATGGGCGGACGCGGGTCGAAGGGGACGGCGTTGCGGTTGACGGTGATGCCGACCGAGTGGAGCCGGTCCTCCGCCTGACGGCCGTCGAGGGGGCTGTCGCGCAGGTCGACCAGGACGAGATGGACCTCGGTGCCGCCGGTCAGCACGGTGATGCCGGCCTCGGCCACGTCGTCGGCCAGCAGCCGCCCGGCGAGGATCTTCGCGCCCTTCAGCGTGCGCTGCTGCCGCTCGCGGAACTCCTCGGAGGCGGCCATCTTGAAGGCGACCGCCTTGGCGGCGATCACATGCTCCAGCGGGCCGCCCTGCTGACCGGGGAAGACCGCCGAGTTGATCTTCTTGGCCAGCTCGGCCCTGCTGAGGATCACTCCGCCCCGGGGACCGCCCAGGGTCTTGTGGGTGGTCGTCGTCACCACGTCCGCGTACGGCACGGGGCTCGGGTGCAGTCCGGCGGCCACCAGACCGGCGAAGTGCGCCATGTCGACCATCAGGCGGGCGCCGACGCTGTCGGCGATCCGGCGGAACTCGGCGAAGTCGAGCTGCCGGGGGTAGGCCGACCAGCCGGCCACGATGAGCTTGGGCCGGTGGGCGAGGGCGAGTTGTTCCACCTCGTCCATGTCGACGCGGAGGTCGGACTCGCGCACGTGGTAGGGGACGACGTTGTAGAGCTTGCCCGAGTAGTTCAGCCGCATTCCGTGGGTGAGATGGCCGCCGTGCGCCAGGTCCAGGCCGAGGACGGTGTCGCCGGGCTGGAGCAGGGCGAACATGGCGGCGGCGTTGGCCTGGGCGCCGGAGTGCGGCTGCACGTTGGCCGCCTCGGCGCCGAACAGGGCGGTGACCCGGTCGATGGCCAACTGCTCAAGGGTGTCGACGTGTTCGCAGCCGCCGTAGTAGCGCTTCCCGGGGTAGCCCTCGGCGTACTTGTTGGTCAGCACCGAGCCCTGGGCCTGCATCACCGCCGGCGGCGCGAAGTTCTCGCTCGCGATCATCTCCAGCGTCGACTGCTGGCGCTCGAGCTCGGCGTCGACCGCCGCGGCGACCTCCGGGTCGAACAGGGTCAGCGGCTGGGCGAAGCTCATGCGGTCCCCTTGGAAGACTAGGAGCGTACGAGAGCCGTACGACTGGTATATCAGTTGTAGGTGGACCCCGCGCGCGCCGTCAAGAGGGTCGTAGTCGACGCGACCGCTGATATATCAATTGTGCTAGCGTGAGACGTCGGGTGTTTCGGCGAGGAGGGTGCGCATGTCGGTCGCGGTGGCGGAGGGGCGGCCCACCCTGGCCGAACAGGCCTATCGGGCCCTGTGCGACCGCTTGGTGACCCTGCGGATCGCCCCGGGGACACCCATCAACGACGAGCAGGTGGCGGCGGAGCTGGGCGTGGGACGCACCCCGGTGCGGGAGGCGCTCAAGCGGCTGGAGGCCGACCGGCTCGTGGTCTCCTACCCCCGGCGCGGCACGTTCGCCTCGGAGGTGCAGATCACCGACCTCGGACATCTCACCGAGGTGCGCCTCCGGCTGGAGCCGCTCGCCGCCGACTGCGCGGCGCGCAGGGCGAGCGCGCAGGACCGGGCCGTACTGGGCGAACTGCTGGCGGAGCTGGACGAGGCCACCGGGCGCGAGGTCGAGGAGCATCTCGAACTGGACCTGCGGCTGCACCGGGCGCTGTACACCGCCACGGCGAACCCCTTCCTCCAGGACACGCTCGTGCGCTACGACAACCTGGCCACCCGTATCTGGTGTCTGTTCCTCGACCGCCTGCCGGGCCTGGCCGGCCACGTCGGCGAGCACGGTCCGCTCGTGCGTGCCGTCCTGGCCGGCGACGGGGACCTCGCCGCGGCGCTGGCCGCCGAGCATGTGCAGAGGTTCGAGACCACGATCCGCTCCCTGCTCTGAGCCTGCTCGTGGCCAGGGCCGGGGGAAGCGGGAGCGACTGACGCGGGGCGACCGACCGGCCCGCGTCCCGTCAGCCGGAGGCCGGTGCCCACTCCTCCTCGGGATCCAGGGGGAGTTCCGGGTGGTCGCGGGTGAAGGCCGCGGCCTGTTCCTCGATCTGCGGCAGGGCGTGGTCGGGTGCGCCGAAACCGCGGAACAGGGTCCCGCAGTACTCGCGGGCCAGGTAGGCCGCGTCCCACTCCCCGTCCGGCTTCACCCATTGATAGGTGTGGTTGTGGAGGTTGAGGAACTGCAGGGTGCCCAGCCGCAGTTCCGTCGTGCGGAAGGTGTTCTGCTCCACCGCCTCGGCGAGCAGCCCAGAGATCAGGTGCTCGAAGTCGGAGCGCTGCCCCAGCAGGGTCTTCAGTTCCGCTCCGCTCAGCGACCGGTAGTCGTGCTCGTAGACCCAGATGTGGTCCAGCCGGCGGAAGATGATGGTCAGCAGCGACTCGGAGAGCAGCCGCAGTCGCAGCAGCGGGCTCGTGTCGAGGTCCGCGATCTGCCGGGCCCGGGCGAGCAGCGGCCCCATCACCCGGCCCTGGATCTCGACGAGCAGGTTCTCCTTCGAGCCGATGTAGTAGTACAGCGCGCCCTTGGCGAGTCCCACCGCCCGGCCCAGGTCGTTGATCGACGTCGCCGCGTATCCCTGCCGGGCGAACAGCGCGGCCGCGACGTCGATGATCTTCTGGCGTCTGACCTCGAAGCCCGGTCCATGGCCCGGTGGTCGTGGCATGGGTTCTCTCCCGCGTGACGTGACGACGTAGTGAATTAAAGCCGACTCCGGGGCGCCGACGGACGGACTCCCTTCTGCCGGGGACGGAGCACGGAACATCGTCCGGTTTGCTGCGGAGCCGGCGCCGAGCAGGATCCTGCCGTCCACGCGGCGGGCGAGGAAGCCCGTGCCGACGGCCGCGACGATGATCATGGCGCGGATCGGCTGGTGACGAGGGCGTTGTGGGTGCCGGACCAGCCCAGCCCCTCGGAGACGTTCGGGATGGCCGGCATCAGCACCAGCATCTCGAGGCCAAGACCGACGACCCCGGTGAGGACGTCCTGTCGGACCTCGCCGAGCGGGTCGCCGAGGGCGACCTCACCCTGGAGCAGGCCTGCGGACTCGGGCACGTCCTCCTGGTCGCCGGACACGACACCAGCGCCGACATGATCCACCCTGGGTACCGCGCTGCTCCTGGAGAACCCCGACCAGCTCGCCGCGCTGCGCGCGCACGCGGACGACGAGAAGTACGTGGCCAACGCAGTCG
It includes:
- a CDS encoding sarcosine oxidase subunit gamma, giving the protein MTVDAPARFSPLADWQEAFGRLPAGFQVRELPYLTQLTLRVTPDSPAAKAVESVLGIRLPSASRAELSGEVKALWLGPDEWLLVAPADTGASLTEELRSAIGEEFATVTDVSAQRTVLSLRGDLTREVLAQGCAIDLDPRVAPVGACYTTLLAQTGITLVVRAEAAAEAWLLVRSSFAPYAAAWLVDAATEYGGGTG
- a CDS encoding sarcosine oxidase subunit beta family protein, with protein sequence MTGTPLPDHPDFLWRNPDPRPSYDVVIVGGGGHGLATAYYLAKNHGITNIAVLEKGWLAGGNMARNTTIIRSNYLWDESSGIYEHSLKLWETLEEDLDYPILFSQRGVLNLAHTLQDIRDSKRRVYANQLNGIDAEWLEPDEVAKVCPIVNIDPDVRHPVLGATYQPRAGIAKHDYVAWGFARRADAYGIDLIQNCEVTGIDVTDGRVTGVRTTRGRIAAGKVALAGAGHTSVLAAMVGLRLPLQSHPLQALVSELLEPVHPTVVMSNAVHVYVSQAHKGELVMGAGIDSYNGYGQRGAFHIIERQMAAALELFPVFARAHMLRTWAGIVDTTPDASPIVGLTPIQDLYLNCGWGTGGFKATPGVGWCYAHTIATGEPHPYNAPFTLSRFVTGALVDEHGAAAVAH
- the glyA gene encoding serine hydroxymethyltransferase → MSFAQPLTLFDPEVAAAVDAELERQQSTLEMIASENFAPPAVMQAQGSVLTNKYAEGYPGKRYYGGCEHVDTLEQLAIDRVTALFGAEAANVQPHSGAQANAAAMFALLQPGDTVLGLDLAHGGHLTHGMRLNYSGKLYNVVPYHVRESDLRVDMDEVEQLALAHRPKLIVAGWSAYPRQLDFAEFRRIADSVGARLMVDMAHFAGLVAAGLHPSPVPYADVVTTTTHKTLGGPRGGVILSRAELAKKINSAVFPGQQGGPLEHVIAAKAVAFKMAASEEFRERQQRTLKGAKILAGRLLADDVAEAGITVLTGGTEVHLVLVDLRDSPLDGRQAEDRLHSVGITVNRNAVPFDPRPPMVSSGLRIGTPALATRGFGETEFREVADIVAHTLKPEQLSADLTRSLRDRVARLAAAFPLYPELNGAAA
- a CDS encoding GntR family transcriptional regulator, with product MSVAVAEGRPTLAEQAYRALCDRLVTLRIAPGTPINDEQVAAELGVGRTPVREALKRLEADRLVVSYPRRGTFASEVQITDLGHLTEVRLRLEPLAADCAARRASAQDRAVLGELLAELDEATGREVEEHLELDLRLHRALYTATANPFLQDTLVRYDNLATRIWCLFLDRLPGLAGHVGEHGPLVRAVLAGDGDLAAALAAEHVQRFETTIRSLL
- a CDS encoding TetR/AcrR family transcriptional regulator, with product MPRPPGHGPGFEVRRQKIIDVAAALFARQGYAATSINDLGRAVGLAKGALYYYIGSKENLLVEIQGRVMGPLLARARQIADLDTSPLLRLRLLSESLLTIIFRRLDHIWVYEHDYRSLSGAELKTLLGQRSDFEHLISGLLAEAVEQNTFRTTELRLGTLQFLNLHNHTYQWVKPDGEWDAAYLAREYCGTLFRGFGAPDHALPQIEEQAAAFTRDHPELPLDPEEEWAPASG